Proteins encoded together in one Bacteroides ovatus window:
- a CDS encoding peptidase U32 family protein encodes MIKQRKIELLAPAKNLECGIEAINHGADAVYIGAPKFGARAAAVNSLEDIEALVQHAHLYNARIYVTVNTILKEEELKETEEMIHALYRIGVDALIVQDMGITKLNLPPIPLHASTQMDNRTPEKVKFLWEAGFRQVVLARELSLREIKKIHESCPEVPLEVFVHGALCVSYSGQCYVSQACFGRSANRGECAQFCRLPFSLVDADGKVIVKDKHLLSLKDMNQSDELEQLLDAGASSFKIEGRLKDVSYVKNVTAAYRQKLDAIFARRPEYVRASSGTCSFEFKPQLDKSFSRGFTHYFLNGRDKEIFSFDTPKSLGEEMGTMKEVRGNYLTVAGLKSFNNGDGVCYIDEQGRLQGFRINRVDSNKLYPQEMPRIKPRTTLYRNFDQEFERILSRKSAERKIAVKILLADNNFGFSLTLTDEDDNSVTITLPREKELARTPQTDNLKTQLSKLGNTPFEAKEIEISFTGNWFLPASVLADFRRQAIDQLITARRINYRQELAVWKPTSHAFPQTTLTYLGNVMNTRAASFYQEHGVQQVAAAYEKEAVEDAVLMFCKHCLRYSMGWCPIHQRVRSPYKEPYYLVSNDGKRFRLEFDCKNCQMKVKAAQ; translated from the coding sequence ATGATAAAGCAGCGTAAAATAGAACTTCTCGCTCCGGCGAAAAACCTGGAATGTGGTATTGAAGCTATCAACCATGGTGCAGATGCTGTATATATCGGTGCTCCGAAATTCGGTGCCCGTGCGGCAGCTGTGAACTCATTGGAAGATATTGAAGCATTGGTGCAGCATGCTCATTTGTATAATGCACGTATTTATGTCACGGTCAATACGATTCTGAAAGAAGAGGAGTTGAAAGAGACGGAGGAGATGATTCATGCACTTTATCGGATCGGTGTCGATGCACTGATTGTACAGGATATGGGAATCACGAAACTGAATCTTCCTCCGATACCACTTCATGCCAGTACGCAGATGGACAATCGTACGCCGGAAAAAGTGAAGTTCCTTTGGGAAGCAGGTTTCCGTCAAGTGGTGTTGGCGCGGGAGTTATCGTTGCGTGAAATAAAGAAGATTCATGAAAGCTGTCCGGAAGTACCTTTGGAAGTATTTGTACATGGTGCTCTTTGTGTCAGTTATAGCGGGCAATGCTATGTTAGTCAAGCCTGTTTCGGTCGTAGTGCCAATCGTGGAGAGTGTGCACAATTCTGCCGTCTGCCTTTTAGTCTGGTAGATGCGGACGGGAAAGTGATTGTCAAAGACAAACATCTGCTTTCCCTGAAAGATATGAATCAAAGCGACGAATTGGAGCAACTACTGGATGCCGGAGCTTCTTCATTTAAAATAGAGGGACGACTGAAAGACGTATCTTATGTGAAGAATGTGACGGCTGCTTATCGCCAGAAACTGGATGCGATCTTTGCCCGTCGTCCGGAATATGTACGTGCTTCTTCGGGTACGTGTAGTTTCGAATTTAAACCACAACTCGATAAGAGTTTCAGTCGTGGATTCACGCATTATTTCCTGAATGGACGTGATAAAGAGATTTTCTCTTTCGACACTCCTAAGTCGCTGGGTGAAGAGATGGGAACCATGAAAGAGGTCCGGGGCAACTATCTGACAGTTGCCGGACTTAAATCCTTTAACAATGGAGACGGTGTTTGCTATATCGACGAACAGGGACGTTTGCAGGGTTTCCGTATCAACCGGGTGGACAGTAACAAACTCTATCCGCAGGAAATGCCCCGTATTAAGCCGCGTACTACACTGTATCGTAATTTCGACCAGGAATTTGAACGAATCCTTTCCCGCAAATCTGCCGAAAGGAAAATCGCAGTGAAAATCTTGCTTGCCGACAATAATTTTGGTTTCTCCCTGACATTGACTGATGAAGATGATAATAGCGTCACAATCACCCTCCCTCGTGAGAAAGAACTTGCCCGCACTCCACAGACGGACAATCTGAAAACGCAACTGTCCAAACTGGGGAATACACCTTTTGAAGCAAAAGAAATAGAAATATCCTTTACCGGAAATTGGTTTTTGCCAGCTTCGGTGTTAGCCGATTTCCGCAGACAGGCAATCGACCAATTGATAACTGCCCGTCGAATCAATTATCGTCAGGAATTGGCAGTATGGAAGCCAACGAGTCATGCTTTCCCGCAAACTACATTAACCTATCTGGGGAATGTAATGAACACCCGTGCAGCTTCTTTCTATCAGGAGCATGGGGTACAACAGGTAGCGGCAGCATACGAAAAAGAAGCAGTGGAAGATGCGGTACTGATGTTCTGCAAACATTGTTTGCGCTACAGTATGGGCTGGTGTCCTATCCATCAACGGGTCCGTTCGCCTTATAAAGAACCCTATTATTTGGTGTCGAATGACGGCAAACGTTTTCGTCTGGAATTTGATTGTAAGAATTGTCAAATGAAAGTAAAGGCGGCACAATGA
- a CDS encoding helix-turn-helix domain-containing protein, whose protein sequence is MNLRVKEICKEKGITIQELADNMEMKRESLSRAINGNPTLETLEKIATALGVNITELFDQPKNNTTGITCPHCGKNINIKIEL, encoded by the coding sequence ATGAATCTAAGAGTTAAAGAAATTTGCAAGGAGAAAGGAATTACCATTCAAGAGCTTGCCGATAATATGGAAATGAAAAGGGAGAGTTTAAGCCGTGCTATTAATGGAAACCCCACTCTTGAAACCCTCGAAAAGATTGCCACCGCTTTAGGCGTGAACATTACAGAGTTATTCGACCAACCAAAGAACAACACAACCGGAATCACGTGCCCGCACTGCGGAAAGAATATCAATATCAAAATAGAACTATAA
- the metA gene encoding homoserine O-succinyltransferase, with amino-acid sequence MPLNLPDKLPAIELLKEENIFVIDTSRATQQDIRPLRIVILNLMPLKITTETDLVRLLSNTPLQVEISFMKIKSHTSKNTPIEHMKTFYTDFDQMRHEKYDGMIITGAPVEQMDFEEVTYWDEITEIFDWARTHVTSTLYICWAAQAGLYHHYGIPKYPLEEKMFGIFEHRVLEPFHSIFRGFDDCFYVPHSRHTEVRREDILKVPELTLLSESKEAGVYMAMARGGREFFVTGHSEYSPLTLDTEYRRDLDKGLPIEIPRNYYIDDDPEKGPLVRWRAHANLLFSNWLNYFVYQETPYNINDIK; translated from the coding sequence ATGCCTTTAAATTTACCCGATAAACTACCTGCGATAGAGCTTTTGAAGGAAGAAAATATTTTTGTGATCGACACTTCCCGCGCTACGCAGCAAGATATTCGTCCGCTACGGATTGTGATTCTGAACCTGATGCCGTTGAAGATTACAACGGAAACAGACTTGGTGCGCTTACTTTCGAATACACCTCTTCAGGTGGAGATTTCGTTTATGAAGATCAAGAGTCACACGTCGAAGAATACGCCGATAGAACACATGAAAACGTTCTATACGGATTTCGATCAGATGCGTCATGAGAAGTATGATGGTATGATTATCACCGGAGCTCCTGTAGAACAGATGGACTTCGAAGAAGTGACCTATTGGGATGAGATTACGGAAATCTTTGATTGGGCACGTACGCATGTCACTTCTACCTTATATATATGTTGGGCAGCGCAGGCCGGGTTATATCATCATTATGGAATTCCTAAATATCCGTTGGAAGAGAAAATGTTCGGCATCTTTGAGCATCGTGTACTGGAACCTTTCCATTCCATCTTCCGTGGTTTTGACGATTGTTTCTATGTGCCGCATAGCCGTCATACGGAAGTGCGCAGGGAAGATATTCTGAAAGTTCCGGAACTGACGTTGCTTTCCGAATCGAAAGAGGCCGGTGTCTATATGGCAATGGCACGGGGCGGACGTGAGTTCTTTGTCACGGGGCACTCTGAATATTCTCCGCTGACACTGGATACGGAATACCGCCGTGACTTGGATAAAGGCCTGCCAATAGAGATTCCCCGCAATTATTATATAGACGATGATCCTGAAAAAGGTCCGTTGGTACGTTGGCGTGCTCATGCCAATTTGTTGTTCTCCAACTGGTTGAACTACTTTGTTTATCAGGAAACACCTTACAACATCAATGATATTAAATGA
- a CDS encoding bifunctional 3,4-dihydroxy-2-butanone-4-phosphate synthase/GTP cyclohydrolase II, with amino-acid sequence MKETIKMDRIEDAIADFKEGKFVIVVDDEDRENEGDLIIAAEKITPEKVNFMLKHARGVLCAPVTVSRCKELDLPHQVSDNTSVLGTPFTVTIDKLEGCTTGVSASDRAATIQALADPTSTPATFGRPGHINPLYAQEKGVLRRAGHTEATIDMARLAGLYPAGALMEIMSEDGTMARLPELRQMADEHGLKLISIHDLIVYRLKQESIVEKGVEVNMPTEHGMFRLIPFRQKSNGLEHMAIFKGTWSEDEPILVRVHSSCATGDILGSQRCDCGEQLHKAMEMIEKEGKGVVVYLNQEGRGIGLMEKMKAYKLQEDGMDTVDANICLGHLADERDYGVGAQILRELGVHKMRLLTNNPVKRVGLEAYGLEIVENVPVETVPNPYNERYLRTKKERMGHTLHFNK; translated from the coding sequence ATGAAAGAGACTATTAAAATGGATAGAATAGAGGATGCGATTGCCGACTTCAAAGAAGGCAAGTTTGTCATAGTAGTGGATGATGAGGACCGCGAAAATGAAGGCGACTTGATTATTGCCGCTGAAAAGATAACTCCCGAGAAAGTGAATTTCATGTTGAAGCATGCGCGTGGGGTGCTTTGTGCACCTGTCACAGTGTCTCGTTGCAAGGAGTTGGATTTGCCGCATCAGGTAAGTGACAATACTTCCGTGTTGGGAACTCCTTTTACGGTTACCATTGACAAACTGGAAGGCTGTACAACAGGTGTTTCTGCTTCCGACCGTGCCGCTACTATTCAGGCGTTGGCCGATCCTACTTCTACACCGGCAACCTTCGGTCGTCCCGGACACATCAATCCGTTATATGCACAAGAAAAAGGAGTGCTTCGTCGTGCCGGACATACGGAAGCTACGATTGACATGGCTCGTCTGGCAGGACTTTACCCTGCAGGTGCCTTGATGGAAATCATGAGTGAAGATGGAACAATGGCACGTTTGCCCGAACTCCGTCAGATGGCAGATGAACATGGACTGAAACTGATCTCTATCCATGACCTGATTGTCTATCGTTTGAAACAGGAATCCATTGTGGAAAAAGGAGTGGAAGTAAATATGCCTACTGAACACGGGATGTTCCGTCTGATTCCTTTCCGCCAGAAATCAAACGGATTGGAGCACATGGCTATATTTAAAGGTACGTGGAGTGAAGACGAACCTATCCTGGTACGTGTTCACTCATCTTGTGCTACAGGAGATATCCTTGGTTCGCAGCGTTGTGACTGTGGCGAACAGTTGCATAAAGCGATGGAAATGATCGAAAAAGAAGGAAAAGGTGTAGTGGTTTATCTCAATCAGGAAGGACGCGGCATCGGTCTGATGGAAAAAATGAAAGCATACAAGCTCCAGGAAGACGGTATGGATACCGTTGATGCGAATATTTGCTTAGGACATCTTGCTGACGAACGTGATTATGGAGTAGGCGCACAAATCCTTCGTGAACTGGGAGTACACAAAATGAGACTTTTGACAAATAATCCGGTGAAACGTGTTGGTTTGGAAGCATACGGATTGGAGATAGTAGAAAATGTACCTGTTGAAACAGTTCCTAATCCGTATAATGAACGATACTTGAGAACAAAGAAAGAAAGAATGGGGCATACTTTACATTTTAATAAGTAA
- a CDS encoding LptF/LptG family permease, translating to MLRIKKLDIFIVKSFLMLFIGTFFICLFIFMMQFLWRYVDELVGKGLEMSVMAQFFFYSALTLVPVSLPLAVLLASLITFGNFGERYELLAMKAAGISLLKIMRPLAFFVCGLVGVSFYFQNVVGPIAQAKLGTLILSMKQKSPELDIPEGVFYSEIKDYNLKVAKKNRKTGMLYDVLIYSMKDGFEKARIIYADSGRLEMTADKQHLWLHLYSGDLFENLKAQSMKSENVPYRREEFREKHSIIEFNSDFNMVDGEIMGKQSSAKDMAQLQSSIDSMTVVGDSIGRQYYREVAEGNFRPSYGLTKEDTVKIEKADIHEYNVDSLYEVASLTQKQKVLSSAVSRAENVANDLGFKKFTMENNDYSIRKHKTEWHKKITISLSCLLFFFIGAPLGGIIRKGGLGMPVIVSVLVFIIYYIIDNTGYKMARDGKWIVWMGMWTSSAVLAPLGVFLTYKSNKDSVVLNADAYINWFKKIMGIRSVRHIFKKEVIIHDPDYPRLTGDLEQLTAECRAYAAKKRLEKAPNYFKLWMSSEDDNEVMAINEKLEALVEEMSNTKSATLIGALNNYPVISVSAHVRPFHIYWLNLVAGVIFPIGLFFYFRIWAFRVRLAKDMERIIKNNEQIQFIIQKINK from the coding sequence ATGCTACGCATAAAGAAATTAGATATATTCATCGTAAAGAGTTTTTTGATGCTCTTTATTGGTACATTCTTCATCTGTCTGTTCATATTCATGATGCAGTTCCTGTGGAGATATGTAGACGAATTGGTCGGAAAAGGGTTGGAGATGAGCGTTATGGCTCAATTCTTCTTTTATTCCGCATTAACATTAGTGCCAGTATCGTTGCCATTGGCAGTGTTACTGGCTTCTTTGATTACTTTCGGTAACTTTGGCGAGCGTTATGAATTACTTGCAATGAAAGCTGCGGGTATTTCTCTACTTAAAATCATGCGTCCGCTCGCTTTCTTTGTTTGCGGACTTGTCGGTGTCTCATTCTATTTCCAAAATGTTGTTGGTCCTATCGCCCAGGCTAAGCTGGGAACCCTGATTCTTTCGATGAAACAGAAATCTCCGGAGTTGGACATTCCGGAAGGAGTTTTCTATTCTGAAATCAAGGACTATAATTTAAAGGTAGCTAAGAAGAACCGGAAGACCGGTATGCTATATGATGTGCTGATTTATAGTATGAAAGATGGCTTTGAGAAAGCACGTATTATATATGCTGATTCCGGGCGTTTGGAGATGACCGCGGATAAACAGCATCTTTGGCTGCATTTGTATAGCGGAGATTTATTTGAGAATCTGAAAGCTCAAAGTATGAAATCGGAGAATGTACCTTATCGACGCGAGGAATTCAGGGAAAAACATTCCATTATTGAGTTTAATTCCGATTTCAATATGGTTGACGGTGAGATTATGGGTAAGCAGTCCAGTGCTAAGGATATGGCGCAGTTGCAAAGCTCTATCGACTCAATGACGGTAGTGGGAGATAGTATCGGACGACAGTATTACAGGGAAGTGGCAGAAGGAAATTTCCGTCCTTCTTATGGATTGACAAAAGAAGATACGGTCAAAATAGAAAAGGCGGATATCCATGAATATAATGTGGACAGCCTTTACGAAGTAGCCTCTTTAACGCAGAAACAGAAGGTGCTTTCTTCTGCTGTCAGTCGGGCGGAGAATGTGGCCAACGATCTTGGGTTCAAGAAATTCACGATGGAGAACAACGATTATAGTATTCGCAAACATAAGACGGAATGGCATAAGAAGATAACGATTTCACTCTCTTGTCTGCTGTTCTTCTTTATCGGAGCTCCATTGGGTGGAATCATCCGCAAAGGAGGGTTGGGAATGCCGGTAATTGTATCCGTGTTGGTATTTATTATTTACTATATCATTGATAATACAGGATATAAAATGGCCCGTGACGGTAAGTGGATAGTATGGATGGGAATGTGGACAAGTAGTGCGGTCCTTGCCCCATTAGGAGTTTTCCTTACCTATAAATCGAATAAGGATTCTGTTGTGCTTAATGCAGATGCCTATATCAACTGGTTCAAGAAGATTATGGGAATCCGTAGTGTACGCCATATATTTAAGAAAGAAGTGATTATCCATGATCCTGATTATCCACGTCTGACTGGTGATTTGGAACAACTCACAGCAGAGTGCAGAGCGTATGCTGCCAAGAAACGATTGGAAAAAGCACCCAATTACTTTAAATTGTGGATGTCAAGCGAAGATGACAACGAAGTAATGGCTATCAATGAGAAGCTGGAAGCGTTGGTTGAAGAAATGTCCAATACGAAATCTGCCACTTTGATCGGTGCATTAAACAATTATCCGGTTATTTCCGTTTCTGCCCATGTGCGCCCGTTCCATATATATTGGTTGAATTTGGTAGCCGGAGTCATTTTCCCTATCGGTTTATTTTTCTATTTCCGCATCTGGGCGTTCCGCGTTCGTCTGGCTAAGGATATGGAACGGATTATAAAGAACAATGAACAAATTCAATTCATCATACAGAAAATCAATAAATAA
- a CDS encoding pyridoxal phosphate-dependent aminotransferase, with protein sequence MNQLSDRLNSLSPSATLAMSQKSNELKAQGVDVINLSVGEPDFNTPDHIKEAAKKAIDDNFSRYSPVPGYPALRNAIVEKLKKENGLEYTAAQISCANGAKQSVCNTILVLVNPGDEVIVPAPYWVSYPEMVKMAEGTPVIVSAGIEQDFKITPEQLEAAITPKTKALILCSPSNPTGSVYTKEELAGLSAVLAKHPQVIVIADEIYEHINYIGAHQSIAQFPEMKERTVIVNGVSKAYAMTGWRIGFIAGPEWIVKACNKLQGQYTSGPCSVSQKAAEAAYTGTQEPVKEMQKAFERRRDLIVKLAKEVPGFEVNVPQGAFYLFPKCDTFFGKSNGERKIADSDDLAMYLLEEAHVACVGGTSFGAPECIRMSYATSDENIVEAIRRIKEALAKLK encoded by the coding sequence ATGAATCAATTATCAGATCGTTTGAACAGCTTGTCGCCATCGGCGACGCTTGCCATGTCGCAAAAGAGCAACGAACTCAAGGCACAGGGTGTTGATGTTATTAACTTAAGTGTAGGAGAACCGGATTTTAATACTCCTGACCACATCAAAGAAGCTGCGAAAAAAGCCATAGATGATAACTTTTCTCGTTACTCTCCGGTACCGGGTTATCCGGCTTTGCGCAATGCTATTGTTGAGAAACTGAAAAAAGAAAACGGTCTGGAATATACAGCCGCTCAAATTTCGTGTGCCAATGGTGCCAAACAATCTGTTTGTAATACCATCCTTGTATTGGTAAATCCGGGTGACGAAGTCATCGTGCCGGCTCCTTACTGGGTAAGTTACCCGGAAATGGTGAAAATGGCAGAAGGTACTCCCGTAATTGTTTCGGCAGGTATCGAACAAGATTTCAAGATTACTCCTGAACAGCTGGAAGCAGCCATCACTCCGAAAACGAAAGCGTTGATTCTTTGTTCCCCGTCCAACCCGACAGGTTCTGTATATACAAAAGAAGAATTGGCCGGACTGTCTGCTGTATTGGCTAAACATCCGCAGGTAATCGTAATCGCTGACGAGATTTACGAACATATCAATTATATCGGCGCACATCAAAGTATCGCTCAATTCCCTGAAATGAAGGAACGTACAGTGATTGTAAACGGTGTATCCAAAGCGTATGCTATGACAGGATGGAGAATCGGTTTTATTGCCGGTCCGGAATGGATTGTAAAAGCTTGCAACAAGTTGCAAGGTCAGTACACTTCAGGTCCTTGCTCTGTTTCTCAAAAAGCTGCTGAAGCTGCATATACAGGAACACAAGAACCGGTAAAAGAGATGCAGAAAGCATTCGAACGTCGTCGTGACCTGATTGTGAAGTTGGCTAAAGAAGTTCCGGGATTTGAAGTAAACGTTCCGCAAGGTGCTTTCTACTTGTTCCCGAAATGCGATACTTTCTTTGGAAAGAGCAACGGCGAACGTAAGATTGCAGATTCGGATGATTTGGCAATGTACTTACTTGAAGAAGCTCACGTGGCTTGTGTAGGTGGTACCTCTTTTGGTGCTCCTGAATGTATCCGCATGAGTTATGCTACAAGCGATGAAAATATCGTAGAGGCTATCCGTCGTATCAAGGAAGCATTAGCTAAATTGAAATAA
- a CDS encoding DUF362 domain-containing protein: protein MAYVISDDCIACGTCIDECPVEAISEGDIYSINPDVCTDCGTCADVCPSEAIHPAE, encoded by the coding sequence ATGGCTTACGTAATTAGTGACGATTGTATTGCTTGCGGAACTTGCATTGACGAGTGTCCGGTAGAAGCTATCTCTGAAGGTGATATCTATTCTATCAACCCAGATGTATGTACTGACTGTGGTACTTGCGCAGACGTTTGTCCGTCTGAAGCAATTCACCCGGCTGAATAA
- a CDS encoding START-like domain-containing protein, translating to MKKEKIHLEYLLNATSKNILWGAISTPTGLEDWFADKVISDDKIVEFHWGKTEQRKAEIIAIRSFSFIRFRWQDDENERDYFEIKMTYNELTSDYVLEITDFAEPDEVDDMKELWESQVAKLRRTCGF from the coding sequence ATGAAAAAGGAAAAGATTCATTTGGAGTATTTGTTGAATGCAACATCTAAAAATATTCTTTGGGGAGCTATTAGTACACCGACCGGGTTGGAGGACTGGTTTGCAGACAAAGTTATTTCTGACGATAAAATAGTAGAGTTTCATTGGGGGAAGACAGAACAGAGGAAAGCAGAGATTATTGCTATTCGCTCTTTCTCTTTTATCCGCTTCCGTTGGCAGGATGATGAAAACGAACGCGATTATTTTGAAATCAAGATGACTTATAATGAGCTGACTAGTGACTATGTGCTGGAAATTACCGATTTCGCAGAGCCGGATGAAGTAGATGATATGAAAGAATTGTGGGAGTCGCAAGTAGCTAAATTAAGAAGAACTTGTGGTTTTTAG